Genomic window (Festucalex cinctus isolate MCC-2025b chromosome 7, RoL_Fcin_1.0, whole genome shotgun sequence):
GACATGGATATGGCTTTAGGCCTCGcgtttgtaaaaatattttgtaacaccaatatatatatttttttaaatatgactctAAACTGAAAAAACTTCTGGAACTGATTGAGAAACACACTGAATGTAAaaaggacacttcattagggaggAGGCAGCAGGGTTAATTATTGTTTACTGTGTTGTCACAATCCCACAAACTTCAAAACGGCTTGGTCACAGACATAATTTCATTAAAAGTAGGCAGctaataacagttaataaacTTTCCTTGGTTGTTTAAATTAGCACGTGATGGTGGTGGACaagcacccccccaaaaaaacaaaatattaccaGTAGCAATTAAAACATTTCCACAATATAGAGAATAATGACATCAGATATGGAAAAGAAATACATTTCAGCATATTatcttacaaaaaaacacaactagtCTAAATTCTTTCATTGATTATATATCTTGGCATTCAACGTGTAATTCGGCTTGGGTGTTCTTTTGTTTCTCACAGGTGCATGTGTGTTTGCTTCCCCCAGTTTACACTTCCTCAGTGGATGTGCTGGACAGACGGCAGGACTTGGAGGGATGAGATTCAACAAAAACGTCATCCTCCATGCCTTCCTCAATTGGCTTCATTTTTGAAGAGACCTTGGCCCCTGGCGATTTTTCTAGAAAGAGACCACAACATAAGGACAACTCAAAACACGATAGGCTAACCCATTGTTAACGTAGCTAGTAATACACATAGTGGGATAATATCCTAGATCCTGCATGGTGGATTCTGTTAGACTATAAAAAGTTCTCAGAATGGGACTCCATTAACACTGTGTCCACATTAAAATGTTAAGAGCCTTTGTGCTAAACAAAAAGAGCCTctcttcagcagtaaaaagcatTTTGAAGGGCAACAATCTCTATGCTTTTCGACAAATTGGATTCACCTGACACAAATATTTGGTTTAATATTTGGACTAATGTGCTTAAGTGCATAAATGACCTCTGCTGTGCTGGTTCAATAATAATTAGCTGTGGAGGGAAGAGAgtcatttaatgtttttatataaaaGCTGAAAAGAGCTGGTTGAGGGCCtgggttagatttttttttttttttttaaatcaaaactacACTTCACACTGGCTTGCTAAAATACTGTACGTTGGGAAGATTTTGAAATATGAACCACCATTTTGCCCAGCTCAAGTCTGGCACAATGTGTAATCTAATTGTGCGCATGCgtggagttttcttttcttttgtatttttgaagACGAGTGCAGCAAGTATTGCAAAGCATTGTGTGCCTGAACACAAGCAACTAGCTTTGCGTCCAGTGGAAGCACAACCTCATtccctttaataataataataataataataataataataataataataaattgtcaAATGTAACTTAACGAAGATCagactgaaaatatatttttacaagaGTGATGTTTTCAATGAGCCATAGGGTATGTTTGGGGACCCATAAACACCTTACTGTGACAGTGTGACTTACGGAGAGAGGATCCAGCAGATCCTCCTCTTAGGATCTGATTGAGCACGTCATCACTGTCACTGGTGCTGGCCATGCTGTTCCGCATTTGCATCATCGATAGCTGGGAGCAGAGACTGGGTTGCCGGTCCATCTTCTTCACTGCCTGCAAACCAACAAGAACATGTTATCATCTGCTCTGCAACCACAAATCAAAAGACTTGTTGAATAGTTGTGGTCTTGTCATTATCTTGTATTTATTGCACCAACCTTGTCACTGAGTGTGGGGTCATTGAGAGAGTAGAGCTTGTTGGTAATGTCTTTACCAATGAGGTACCTAAACACCTCATTTAGGAATGAGTCTGCCTCCAGGAAGTAGGTGAGTCTCTCTCGTGACCAACACAGATATTTACAGTCCTCCTCTGCCACAATGGTTACCTATCAGtcacattatttaaaaagaaaattaattaaaaaaaagcacaacacaCACTGTAAATGTTTCACACATATTGGatagaaatagaaaaacaaatcaaacaatGAGCCAGATTCACCAATAGTCACTGTGAAACATTTGCACCTTAGCATGTGCTGACAGCATTTTCGATAAGCGAGTGACGGTTTTACAAACATGAAAGTACATGTGCACACAACTTATAGTGGCTCTCAAAGTCAAAAGTTGAAGCTGATTTCACTGTATTGTGAATAAACTTCACAAAAGATGTTATCGGCTAATAAGGTCCATGTgtttcaatttgaaaaaaaaaaataaagaaaaataatacctgGAACTTCTCTCCTCTGTGCATTAAAGTGGACCGGAACTCTGGTGAATCAATAAAAGCGTTGTAATAGATGTTGTGAAGAAAATGGCCTCGATAGGACACTTTCATCCTGTTGCACAAAAATTTACAGAATTAATACTAACGACACACAAGAGTCAGACAGAACACATTTCCTTCTAAATGTAAACATAATCATGTTCATACAGAGTACAGACCCTTTTTTCTAAAGTAATGTTTGCATATCTAATACTAATTAAAGTTAAACTCAATAACACGGTCATGGAATGGTACATACTTCCCTTTGAGAAGAATGCTGAGTCGTTCGTCCACAGAAGTTTTGTCCTCTGCAGCATAGGCCTCCCCTTTATTTATAACCTCTATGGTGCAGAACTGACCCGTGAGTCTTCGAAATAGAGCCTCTCTCACATGTAGCGGTTCAAACATCCGCTTATACACCGACCTCAGCTCCCTGTCGATCTTAATCTGAAAGAGCggaaaaaaagtctcttttaaGTATTCTTTTATAACAATCTATTACTGAAGACCTCCAAGAATAGAGAAAGGCACATTGGCTGAGGAGGAGAAGTCTTGTATTCTATTGTTAAAGACATGCTTTTATTCCGTCACATTGCTTTTGGCACATTACTGAACCAAACCCCACCAGAGCTACCTATTCTATTTTatcaaaattacatcacagaggAGCTCGAGCCACTGTCCCCCTCACTATACGCGGCTATACAACAATGTCCCAAGTAACATTGTGGAGACCGAAACCCCTGCAAAGTTCTGTTCTCTTGCCACAGCCCATTATTTGTCAAATTTCTTGTGAGCTCCACCCGACATAGATTTTATGTATTCAAAATGTAGCTCCAAGCCAAAGGGAAGAGGGGTTGAGCAAAACTCAGGAGGATTAGTGACCTCCTTCTTAGACAACGTAAAACTGGGCTCTAACTCAACATAAATAGACATGCTGTACTTCCTACCTCAAATGCAGTTGGTTAGTTAAACTTACTAGTAATTCATAACTCACCGGCCTGCGTTTGTATAAGAGAAACAACAAGTGCAGGATGTTGACCACCAGGAAAACCACGTTCCAAACCATCACGTCCATGTTACACCTGTACAAAGTTGCCCAAGCAATGAAGAAACCACATCCTGTCAGGATGAAATAAAAAGGAGAAACACAAACAGCTTAAAGGTACAGTGTATTTCAAATTTAAAGATACGGTAATATTTAGGGccttctagtggtgaactaatagaatgcaccAATTTTGACGCACAGTGTCTCAGagagacttcatttttactaccaattattattttaagaaaGGAGCAGTGGAAATGGGAAGCAAGAGCTAGCAAGGACACGCTGCAGGGGCTAACAAGATCGGCTAGCTGGAGAAGCTAGAAAAAGCTagcgagagcaaagcagagggaGGCAAGTGATGGGAGTCCGAATCACGGGATTCAGTgacgaccacctgcaggcctcagctgtggaaggtaagcggcgGTCGACCCATTTGGTCCGACACTAGCTGCGAGCACGACCAGAGGCTAACTATGTTAGCGAATTTCTTCTTCCTGTAAGGTGCGGCGCgacctatgtaatataattagctaTTACTTGATCTACGCTTTTATAGAAAATATACGTTGATGTGATGCAACATAAATTTTTTCcatattattgaaattgttttgtttttgttttttattgaatgaattattagttcaccactagatggtgctaaataATACACGCTGTCTCTCTAAggaagtggtgtccaaactacatcccgagggccatttgcggcccaccttCAATTTTCTAGTGGCCCTCAGCATatacaaaattttattttaacacagCCTGCTTTTCTGGATATGCAAATAAAGtatttaaaactaaaaatagaaatatttcaCTTTGTAATTTAAGTAATGAAGTGATTTATAAACACATCACATTAACGATTGACTAAAATCTGCAAGTAAACACCGCTTTAAAAGTATTCATTTCATAACCGATGAGTACGACTCTTCATTtgattctgaatgtggagattggCTCAGGGATGGGGCGGAACTATTCAAGTGGGATACAGGGGTGTGGGCCACcccaaaatcatgaaaaaatccaaactgtttctcttatttaaaaatagcaaaataaataaataaataaacacaatattattattaccattattattatgtatgcgggcctcaaaggaaaaagtttggacatcacTGCTCTTAGGACataatatatttacatttatacaaaATATACAGTGGCTCTAAAATCCAGCGACCCCATATTTTTTCTGTTCTATTTCTCTTGCTCCCTTTCCCTTTTCAGTCCCTCTGAGACATGGCTCTTTGAATagactttataaataaatgacccTTTACAACCGCCTTTCCCATGAATCTTGCTGCTTCCTGTCTCTTGTCTGGTTCCAAGTGGAAGATAAACATGTTGTAAATGCATTTTCCATCCACCATTATATTCTTCCTTTATCTCTCATTTGTTGGAACCTTACAACAAgggacaatatttttatttagatcttgaaaaaataaaacaatggcaACTTCCAGCTGTGAGACGGTGCCACTAAATGACGGCGCACTACAGACCTGTCACGAGAAGAAGGCGAAGTAGGATCATGTGCAGATCAAGCGTGGTggggatgagcaggcccagcagCAAAGACATGTTCCCCAGATGGAAGAGAAGATGGTGGGCGTTCTCCCACTCCTGGCATGTGGTAGCATTGGGCTCCACAGATGAGAATACAGGGGTGGCTGAGTGGAATGGGGGAAGACTTGTGAACAGGAGGGGGGAGGACGGCCCAGGGGTAGAGGACATCCTGCTGCAGGGTCACCTTGCATGGAGGTCAAAAACAGATCGCAGTAGAAGTGAAAAATTACTCAGGGTTGAAGCATTGAGGATTGCTACAGACTAGTGGatttctttttcaaaaagtCTGTTTTGTCAATTAGAATGCAGAGAAATCCAAGTTGCCGATGTATGCATTTCAATTACAGTTGATTTGTTCTCGATGAACTCGTGTTGATTTTTGTGTtagtgtacagtacagtacagtgtcCAGTATCTGATCATGTTTCTGAACTGACAACAACATCAACCCGAAAAACCAAACAGTAAAATTACATTGTACGGTCAACTTGAAAACGCATTTCATAATGTGAATTGTTAATAAAAGTGTTTATGAATATATCAACCCAGCACAAATATTAAGATTTAcactttatattttatttttacaaatcatAAACATCATTCACATTTGAAATTACTGATATATGGTTTAAAATGTACTCGAATGTTATTTCATTTAGTTAAACTCAATTATCATATGGAATAAGAGCCGGATAGCAGGAATaatatacaaaatacaaaatatatacatacatacatacatatatacaaaataaat
Coding sequences:
- the LOC144022385 gene encoding popeye domain-containing protein 1-like; protein product: MEPPDFEAMNLTDPAESAYPICDKWREGTESSVFHLANIFLFLGFMGGSGIYGLFYLFTFLTLGFFCATLWAWTDSCTTDAFLWCLALFAVCLGQVLHLAYRIRSVSFERDFQDLYNCVFKKIGVSLSQFGKIVNCCDGDIHTVEKDHFFAIEGKTSIDKLSLLMSGRIRVTVNGEFLHYIYPFQFLDSPEWDSLRPSEEGVFQVSLSADNPCTYVAWRRKKLYLLFAKHRYIARIFALVVRNDIAEKLYSLNDSAFNCSGYRYDLRLPSYCHMPGTELEKTDVPVPVEVRMSSTPGPSSPLLFTSLPPFHSATPVFSSVEPNATTCQEWENAHHLLFHLGNMSLLLGLLIPTTLDLHMILLRLLLVTGCGFFIAWATLYRCNMDVMVWNVVFLVVNILHLLFLLYKRRPIKIDRELRSVYKRMFEPLHVREALFRRLTGQFCTIEVINKGEAYAAEDKTSVDERLSILLKGKMKVSYRGHFLHNIYYNAFIDSPEFRSTLMHRGEKFQVTIVAEEDCKYLCWSRERLTYFLEADSFLNEVFRYLIGKDITNKLYSLNDPTLSDKAVKKMDRQPSLCSQLSMMQMRNSMASTSDSDDVLNQILRGGSAGSSLQKSPGAKVSSKMKPIEEGMEDDVFVESHPSKSCRLSSTSTEEV